The following proteins are co-located in the Betta splendens chromosome 9, fBetSpl5.4, whole genome shotgun sequence genome:
- the trmu gene encoding mitochondrial tRNA-specific 2-thiouridylase 1 isoform X2, with protein MAAVTGVFMKNWDSLEESGTCTSERDFDDAHRVCQTLDIPFHQVSYVKEYWHEVFSYLLKEYEKGRTPNPDILCNKHIKFNYFHKYAINTLGADAIATGHYARTSQEDEDVFHHKLTPHHNTHTTLFRNPVRLYKPADLLKDQTFFLSQISQDALRQTMFPLAGLTKAFVKKIAAEAGLHHVLKKKESMGICFIGKRNFEKFILEYLEPKPGNFVSIEDGTVKGKHKGWFTLTLGQRAKTGGQKNAWFVVDKDVATGDVFVAPTTNHPALFRDTMRTDRFHWITGDPHPELVRNQMMECHFRFIHQKPLVPCTVTLNMDGSVWISLSQPLRALTPGQFAVLYKGDECLGSGKIIQLGPSEYTLQQDLERLKAAAQHGEQQSPDAAS; from the exons ATGGCCGC GGTGACAGGGGTCTTTATGAAGAACTGGGACTCTCTGGAGGAGAGCGGGACCTGCACCTCTGAGAGGGACTTTGATGACGCTCACAGAGTGTGTCAGACGCTGGACATCCCATTTCATCAAGTGTCCTACGTCAAAGAGTACTGGCATGAAGTGTTCAG TTATCTTTTGAAGGAGTACGAGAAGGGCAGGACTCCAAATCCAGATATACTATGCAATAAACATATAAAATTTAACTATTTCCACAAGTACGCCATCAACACTCTGG GAGCCGATGCCATAGCAACAGGTCACTACGCCAGGACATcccaggaggatgaagatgtttTCCATCACAAACTCACACCACATCACAACACTCACACCACGCTCTTCAGAAATC CGGTGCGGTTGTACAAACCAGCAGATCTGCTAAAGGACCAAACCTTCTTCCTTAGTCAGATCTCACAGGATGCCTTACGACAAACTATGTTTCCTCTTGCTGGTCTCACTAAAGCATTTGTGAAAAAGATTGCTGCTGAGGCTGGGCTTCACCACGTACTGAAGAAGAAAGAG AGTATGGGCATCTGCTTTATTGGAAAAAGAAACTTTGAAAAGTTTATTTTGGAG TATCTCGAACCTAAACCGGGGAATTTTGTCTCCATTGAGGACGGGACTGTAAAGGGCAAACACAAAG GCTGGTTCACTCTGACACTAGGCCAGAGGGCGAAGACAGGAGGGCAGAAAAATGCTTGGTTTGTTGTTGACAAAGACGTCGCTACCGGAGATGTGTTTGTG GCTCCGACCACCAATCACCCAGCTCTATTCCGGGACACAATGCGGACCGACCGCTTCCACTGGATAACAGGTGACCCACATCCTGAGCTAGTCAGGAACCAGATGATGGAGTGTCACTTCCGATTCATACATCAAAAGCCCCTTG TCCCGTGCACAGTGACTCTAAACATGGATGGCTCTGTGTGGATCTCACTCTCCCAGCCCCTCAGAGCTCTCACCCCTGGACAG TTTGCCGTGCTGTACAAAGGGGACGAGTGTCTTGGCAGTGGGAAAATCATCCAGCTGGGACCCAGTGAATACACACTGCAGCAGGACCTGGAACGCTTGAAAGCAGCAGCGCAGcatggagagcagcagagcccTGATGCAGCCAGCTGA
- the trmu gene encoding mitochondrial tRNA-specific 2-thiouridylase 1 isoform X3 has translation MKNWDSLEESGTCTSERDFDDAHRVCQTLDIPFHQVSYVKEYWHEVFSYLLKEYEKGRTPNPDILCNKHIKFNYFHKYAINTLGADAIATGHYARTSQEDEDVFHHKLTPHHNTHTTLFRNPVRLYKPADLLKDQTFFLSQISQDALRQTMFPLAGLTKAFVKKIAAEAGLHHVLKKKESMGICFIGKRNFEKFILEYLEPKPGNFVSIEDGTVKGKHKGWFTLTLGQRAKTGGQKNAWFVVDKDVATGDVFVAPTTNHPALFRDTMRTDRFHWITGDPHPELVRNQMMECHFRFIHQKPLVPCTVTLNMDGSVWISLSQPLRALTPGQFAVLYKGDECLGSGKIIQLGPSEYTLQQDLERLKAAAQHGEQQSPDAAS, from the exons ATGAAGAACTGGGACTCTCTGGAGGAGAGCGGGACCTGCACCTCTGAGAGGGACTTTGATGACGCTCACAGAGTGTGTCAGACGCTGGACATCCCATTTCATCAAGTGTCCTACGTCAAAGAGTACTGGCATGAAGTGTTCAG TTATCTTTTGAAGGAGTACGAGAAGGGCAGGACTCCAAATCCAGATATACTATGCAATAAACATATAAAATTTAACTATTTCCACAAGTACGCCATCAACACTCTGG GAGCCGATGCCATAGCAACAGGTCACTACGCCAGGACATcccaggaggatgaagatgtttTCCATCACAAACTCACACCACATCACAACACTCACACCACGCTCTTCAGAAATC CGGTGCGGTTGTACAAACCAGCAGATCTGCTAAAGGACCAAACCTTCTTCCTTAGTCAGATCTCACAGGATGCCTTACGACAAACTATGTTTCCTCTTGCTGGTCTCACTAAAGCATTTGTGAAAAAGATTGCTGCTGAGGCTGGGCTTCACCACGTACTGAAGAAGAAAGAG AGTATGGGCATCTGCTTTATTGGAAAAAGAAACTTTGAAAAGTTTATTTTGGAG TATCTCGAACCTAAACCGGGGAATTTTGTCTCCATTGAGGACGGGACTGTAAAGGGCAAACACAAAG GCTGGTTCACTCTGACACTAGGCCAGAGGGCGAAGACAGGAGGGCAGAAAAATGCTTGGTTTGTTGTTGACAAAGACGTCGCTACCGGAGATGTGTTTGTG GCTCCGACCACCAATCACCCAGCTCTATTCCGGGACACAATGCGGACCGACCGCTTCCACTGGATAACAGGTGACCCACATCCTGAGCTAGTCAGGAACCAGATGATGGAGTGTCACTTCCGATTCATACATCAAAAGCCCCTTG TCCCGTGCACAGTGACTCTAAACATGGATGGCTCTGTGTGGATCTCACTCTCCCAGCCCCTCAGAGCTCTCACCCCTGGACAG TTTGCCGTGCTGTACAAAGGGGACGAGTGTCTTGGCAGTGGGAAAATCATCCAGCTGGGACCCAGTGAATACACACTGCAGCAGGACCTGGAACGCTTGAAAGCAGCAGCGCAGcatggagagcagcagagcccTGATGCAGCCAGCTGA
- the trmu gene encoding mitochondrial tRNA-specific 2-thiouridylase 1 isoform X1 yields the protein MSRIRHVVCAVSGGVDSSVAALLLKKRGYRVTGVFMKNWDSLEESGTCTSERDFDDAHRVCQTLDIPFHQVSYVKEYWHEVFSYLLKEYEKGRTPNPDILCNKHIKFNYFHKYAINTLGADAIATGHYARTSQEDEDVFHHKLTPHHNTHTTLFRNPVRLYKPADLLKDQTFFLSQISQDALRQTMFPLAGLTKAFVKKIAAEAGLHHVLKKKESMGICFIGKRNFEKFILEYLEPKPGNFVSIEDGTVKGKHKGWFTLTLGQRAKTGGQKNAWFVVDKDVATGDVFVAPTTNHPALFRDTMRTDRFHWITGDPHPELVRNQMMECHFRFIHQKPLVPCTVTLNMDGSVWISLSQPLRALTPGQFAVLYKGDECLGSGKIIQLGPSEYTLQQDLERLKAAAQHGEQQSPDAAS from the exons ATGAGTCGTATACGCCACGTCGTGTGCGCCGTGTCAGGCGGCGTTGACAGCTCTGTTGCAGCTTTGCTATTGAAGAAAAGAG GCTACAGGGTGACAGGGGTCTTTATGAAGAACTGGGACTCTCTGGAGGAGAGCGGGACCTGCACCTCTGAGAGGGACTTTGATGACGCTCACAGAGTGTGTCAGACGCTGGACATCCCATTTCATCAAGTGTCCTACGTCAAAGAGTACTGGCATGAAGTGTTCAG TTATCTTTTGAAGGAGTACGAGAAGGGCAGGACTCCAAATCCAGATATACTATGCAATAAACATATAAAATTTAACTATTTCCACAAGTACGCCATCAACACTCTGG GAGCCGATGCCATAGCAACAGGTCACTACGCCAGGACATcccaggaggatgaagatgtttTCCATCACAAACTCACACCACATCACAACACTCACACCACGCTCTTCAGAAATC CGGTGCGGTTGTACAAACCAGCAGATCTGCTAAAGGACCAAACCTTCTTCCTTAGTCAGATCTCACAGGATGCCTTACGACAAACTATGTTTCCTCTTGCTGGTCTCACTAAAGCATTTGTGAAAAAGATTGCTGCTGAGGCTGGGCTTCACCACGTACTGAAGAAGAAAGAG AGTATGGGCATCTGCTTTATTGGAAAAAGAAACTTTGAAAAGTTTATTTTGGAG TATCTCGAACCTAAACCGGGGAATTTTGTCTCCATTGAGGACGGGACTGTAAAGGGCAAACACAAAG GCTGGTTCACTCTGACACTAGGCCAGAGGGCGAAGACAGGAGGGCAGAAAAATGCTTGGTTTGTTGTTGACAAAGACGTCGCTACCGGAGATGTGTTTGTG GCTCCGACCACCAATCACCCAGCTCTATTCCGGGACACAATGCGGACCGACCGCTTCCACTGGATAACAGGTGACCCACATCCTGAGCTAGTCAGGAACCAGATGATGGAGTGTCACTTCCGATTCATACATCAAAAGCCCCTTG TCCCGTGCACAGTGACTCTAAACATGGATGGCTCTGTGTGGATCTCACTCTCCCAGCCCCTCAGAGCTCTCACCCCTGGACAG TTTGCCGTGCTGTACAAAGGGGACGAGTGTCTTGGCAGTGGGAAAATCATCCAGCTGGGACCCAGTGAATACACACTGCAGCAGGACCTGGAACGCTTGAAAGCAGCAGCGCAGcatggagagcagcagagcccTGATGCAGCCAGCTGA
- the srr gene encoding L-threonine dehydratase biosynthetic IlvA, translating to MGEVSADAVTLDLLKEAMGTVRSSPLGVINTPMIPWCQTSLPLNTHCNVLIKLENMQRTGSFKIRGVANQFARRPAGGHFVTMSAGNYGKTFAFALKHYKSKGKVVMPESAPLSRANLIQSLGAEVERVPTSSLMDVVNRCVREDNMTFLHSYDDLDLIAGHASLGLEVLEVNPEPDVVVVCCGGGGLLSGVAAAIKLSGCETTRIYGVEPEGACTMYKSLSEKKPVSMDSKSIASGLAPPSAGRLPYELCQRYVEEIVLVSDDEIKAAVSTLYRSGLVVEPSGSAAFAAIVNNKIPDLEGKNVVCVLSGGNIGKDELANFPD from the exons ATGGGTGAGGTTTCTGCAGACGCTGTCACCCTGGATCTGTTAAAAGAAGCCATGGGGACAGTGAGGAGCAGTCCTCTGGGTGTCATCAATACTCCCATGATCCCCTGGTGCCAGACCTCACTGCCACTCAACACCCACTGCAACGTCCTCATCAAACTGGAAAACATGCAGAGGACCG GCTCCTTCAAGATCAGGGGGGTGGCCAATCAGTTTGCCAGGAGACCAGCGGGGGGGCATTTTGTCACCATGTCGGCAGGGAACTATGGAAAGActtttgcatttgctttaaaGCACTATAAGTCGAAGGGCAAGGTGGTGATGCCGGAAAGTGCTCCTTTGTCCAGAGCCAATCTCatacag AGTCTAGGTGCTGAGGTGGAGAGGGTTCCCACCTCCAGTTTGATGGATGTGGTAAATCGCTGTGTTCGAGAAGACAACATGACCTTCCTGCACTCTTATGATGACCTGGATCTAATAGCAGGACATGCCAG TCTTGGTTTGGAGGTGCTTGAAGTGAATCCCGAGCctgatgtggtggtggtgtgttgtggtggaggggggctgctgagcGGCGTAGCTGCAGCCATCAAACTGTCAGGCTGTGAAACGACCAGGATCTATGGCGTTGAACCAGAGGGAG CTTGCACCATGTACAAAAGCTTAAGTGAGAAGAAACCAGTGAGCATGGACAGCAAGAGCATTGCCTCAGGTCTAGCACCACCTTCTGCAG GCAGGCTTCCCTATGAGCTGTGCCAGCGTTATGTAGAGGAGATAGTCCTGGTGAGCGACGACGAGATCAAGGCAGCTGTGTCCACTCTCTATAGGTCTGGACTTGTGGTGGAACCATCGGGATCTGCTGCTTTTGCTGCCATTGTTAACAACAAGATACCTGACCTGGAGGGGAAAAACGTTGTGTGCGTCCTCAGTGGAGGGAACATCGGGAAAGATGAGCTCGCCAACTTCCCAGACTGA
- the tprkb gene encoding EKC/KEOPS complex subunit TPRKB: protein MHVTHELELFPDNNVTQMLFKEVKNAAELRQSAVEGKLNAALINPTMLVNHFQVLVAANKAVHLQKSGKMKTKSLYSEIIFNLSPTNNISEAFKRFGISDGDDAVMLVLVHSKDESQLVSDLAARVDGQQVPVEDLSSLSDAAKIKKLYKITPQEEKCGTVLDAVVCRMATKDVM, encoded by the exons ATGCATGTAACACACGAGCTGGAGCTGTTTCCCGACAACAATGTGACCCAGATGCTTTTTAAAGAGGTCAAAAATGCCGCTGAGTTGAGACAAAGTGCTGTGGAGGGTAAATTAAACGCTGCCTTGATCAACCCCACGATG CTGGTGAATCATTTCCAAGTGCTGGTAGCTGCCAATAAGGCTGTACATTTACAGAAATCAGGTAAAATGAAGACGAAAAGTCTCTACTCTGAAATAATCTTCAACCTGTCGCCTACAAATAAT ATTTCAGAGGCCTTTAAAAGGTTTGGGATCTCAGATGGCGATGACGCTGTGATGCTGGTCCTGGTCCACAGCAAAGATGAGTCTCAGCTTGTTTCAGACCTTGCAGCCAGGGTGGATGGACAGCAGGTTCCAGTGGAGGACCTTTCCTCACTGTCAGATGCTGCAAAGATAAAAAAG ttgtATAAAATCACTCCCCAGGAGGAAAAGTGTGGGACAGTTCTGGATGCAGTTGTGTGCAGAATGGCCACTAAGGATGTCATGTAA
- the alg10 gene encoding dol-P-Glc:Glc(2)Man(9)GlcNAc(2)-PP-Dol alpha-1,2-glucosyltransferase: protein MEKFEGYIFTALCSINFFVSCLLFSRVTREQREPYMDEIFHVPQAQKYCSGKFNEWDPMITTLPGLYLVSVGVIKPVVWLADLTGEVVCSTAMLRFVNLLFNCGNLYLLYLLICKLHVRDKTRSSSRRVLSALSLSTFPVLYFFNFLYYTDAGSTFFILFTYLMTLYGCHKASALLGVCSILFRQTNVIWVAFSAGTLVAAKMDEAWKVEHAKKKDEKFPPTQVPLSFCGAKKIMHFTLEFFTSPSHIKSVLLVAWPYAVVGAGFLVFVVLNDGIVVGDRTNHKACLNFPQLFYFFSFSLFFSLPVSLFYHRVLRFLQALKKQPFFFLFITGISLFLVWKFTFVHKYILADNRHFPFYVWKRLFQRHELVRFFLVPAYIFAGWNFLDSFKSRSLFWSLAFLACLLAATVPQKLLEFRYFIVPYLMYRLHMPLPSLPRLIVEFVLYTAVNAVTLYIFIVKTFVWPDSTATQRFMW, encoded by the exons ATGGAGAAATTTGAAGGCTACATCTTCACTGCTCTGTGCAGCATCAACTTTTTCGTCTCCTGCCTGCTGTTCTCCAGAGTCACACGGGAGCAGAGGGAGCCTTACATGGACGAAATATTCCACGTTCCGCAGGCTCAAAAATACTGCAGCGGCAAATTCAACGAG TGGGACCCGATGATCACCACTCTCCCGGGCCTTTACCTCGTCTCTGTGGGAGTCATCAAGCCCGTGGTGTGGCTGGCCGACCTGACAGGCGAGGTGGTGTGCTCCACGGCCATGCTGCGCTTCGTCAACTTGCTCTTCAACTGCGGCAACCTCTACTTGCTCTACCTGCTCATCTGCAAACTGCACGTCAGGGACAAG ACGCGGTCGTCCTCACGGAGAGTCCTCTCCGCGCTGTCGCTGTCCACCTTCCCCGTGCTTTACTTCTTCAACTTCCTCTACTACACAGACGCCGGATCTactttcttcatcctcttcacctACCTCATGACGCTCTACGGCTGCCACAAGGCCTCTGCGCTGCTCGGCGTCTGCTCCATACTCTTTCGCCAAACCAACGTCATCTGGGTGGCGTTCTCCGCCGGCACTCTGGTGGCCGCCAAGATGGACGAGGCCTGGAAGGTGGAGCATGCGAAAAAGAAAGATGAGAAGTTTCCCCCCACGCAGGTCCCGCTATCGTTCTGTGGAGCGAAGAAAATAATGCATTTCACCCTGGAGTTCTTCACCTCACCCAGTCACATCAAATCAGTGCTGCTGGTGGCCTGGCCGTATGCAGTGGTGGGCGCTGGTTTCCTCGTGTTTGTGGTGCTGAATGATGGGATAGTAGTCGGGGACCGGACGAACCACAAAGCCTGCCTCAACTTCCCCCAACTCTTCtacttcttctccttcagcctcttCTTCTCCCTTCCTGTCTCACTGTTTTACCACCGCGTGCTCCGCTTCCTGCAGGCTCTAAAGAAGCAgcccttcttcttccttttcatcACAGGCATCTCCTTGTTCCTAGTGTGGAAGTTCACCTTCGTTCACAAGTACATCCTTGCAGACAACCGCCATTTCCCCTTCTACGTGTGGAAGAGGCTCTTCCAGAGGCACGAGCTGGTGCGCTTCTTTCTCGTCCCAGCGTACATCTTCGCCGGGTGGAATTTCTTGGACTCTTTCAAGTCGCGCTCGCTCTTCTGGAGTCTGGCCTTCCTGGCGTGCCTCCTGGCCGCCACAGTCCcccagaagctgctggagttCAGGTACTTCATCGTTCCGTACCTGATGTACCGCCTGCACATGCCCCTCCCGTCCCTCCCTAGACTAATTGTGGAGTTTGTTCTGTACACGGCGGTAAATGCCGTCACGCTCTACATCTTCATCGTGAAGACGTTTGTCTGGCCGGACAGCACAGCCACACAGAGGTTCATGTGGTGA